A DNA window from Candidatus Polarisedimenticolia bacterium contains the following coding sequences:
- a CDS encoding ABC transporter permease subunit, translating into MKRFRFGTVLPWRAPFTAGDGLIFLGIAALLYAGARLAFAAPRSIAGPSISTSPAALPWYALLSIGRMLAAYCLSLTFSLFYGHAAARRRAAGRVLLPLLDVLQSVPILSFLPVVLLGLSALLPSGLAAELAAIVLIFTSQAWNMTFSFYQSMTTIPGDLREAASIFRFDPWLRFKTLDLPFAAVGLIWNSMMSWAGGWFFLMAAEIYNVGARDFRLPGL; encoded by the coding sequence ATGAAGCGGTTCCGCTTCGGCACCGTGCTCCCGTGGAGAGCGCCGTTCACGGCGGGGGACGGCCTGATCTTCCTCGGGATCGCCGCCCTGCTGTACGCGGGCGCCCGTCTTGCGTTCGCGGCGCCGCGCTCGATCGCGGGCCCCAGCATCTCGACCTCCCCTGCCGCCCTCCCGTGGTACGCGCTGCTGTCGATCGGCCGGATGCTGGCGGCTTATTGCCTGTCGCTGACCTTCAGCCTTTTCTACGGCCACGCCGCCGCCCGGCGGCGCGCCGCGGGACGGGTCCTTCTGCCGCTGCTGGACGTGCTGCAGAGCGTGCCGATCCTGTCGTTCCTGCCGGTCGTCCTGCTGGGGCTGAGCGCCTTGCTCCCGTCGGGCCTGGCCGCGGAGCTGGCCGCCATCGTCCTCATCTTCACCTCCCAGGCCTGGAACATGACCTTCAGCTTCTACCAGTCGATGACCACCATCCCCGGCGATCTTCGCGAGGCGGCGTCGATCTTCCGCTTCGATCCCTGGCTGCGATTCAAGACGCTCGACCTGCCGTTCGCCGCGGTGGGGCTCATCTGGAACAGCATGATGTCCTGGGCGGGCGGCTGGTTCTTCCTGATGGCCGCCGAGATCTACAACGTCGGGGCACGCGACTTCCGTCTGCCGGGCCTCG